A window of Castanea sativa cultivar Marrone di Chiusa Pesio chromosome 1, ASM4071231v1 contains these coding sequences:
- the LOC142641172 gene encoding cellulose synthase-like protein G3 isoform X2 has product MESLRDCTTSSSTTSTPAFHTLRQARRAALNRVFAAVYSCAILALLYHHALKLIHSTSLASFFMSLSLFISDIFLAFMWVTRQSFRMNQVYRSEFPEKLKEVVNESDFPALDVFICTADPYKEPPMSVVNTALSVIAYEYPAEKVSVYISDDGGSQMTLFALMEAAKFASHWLPFCRKNNLVDRSPDAYFASNHTSSSETEKIKIMYESMKIKVDNVLERGKVDDDYIIGEKERPAFTKWTNEFTRQDHSPVIQVLLDNSKDKDISGHLMPSLIYVSREKCRTSPHHFKAGALNALVRVSAIMTNAPIILTLDCDMYSNDPQTLIRVLCYLSDPKIRSTLGYIQFPQKFHGLNESDIYACEHKYLFIANPAGMDGLSGPNYVGTGCFFRRRALFGGPLTLIAPEIPELNPDHVVDKHIQSQPILELAHKVAGCNYGNSTSWGYKVSEPWFFLYVFLFLGAYGQHLLEFVLVGGTIQRWWNDQRMWMIRGLSCFLFGSLEYLLKHLGISTTGFNLTNKVVDDEQSKRYEQGVFDFGVPSPMFVPLVMAAIINLAALVRGLTKAFMGRKLEELFVQVFIAGFVVVNSAPIYEAMVLRSDKGRMPIKTTSVSIFLALALYVLFSHTLRN; this is encoded by the exons ATGGAGAGCCTAAGAGACTGCACCACGAGTTCCTCCACCACCTCTACCCCTGCCTTCCACACACTTAGACAAGCACGTCGCGCCGCCTTGAACCGAGTATTTGCAGCAGTTTATTCTTGTGCCATCTTAGCTTTGCTCTATCACCATGCACTCAAACTCATCCACTCAACCAGCTTGGCATCCTTCTTTATGTCCCTCTCCTTGTTCATCTCTGATATTTTCCTTGCCTTCATGTGGGTTACCCGGCAGAGTTTTCGAATGAATCAAGTTTATCGAAGTGAGTTTCCTGAAAAACTCAAAGAGGTCGTGAATGAATCTGACTTTCCTGCACTGGACGTGTTCATATGCACCGCAGATCCGTACAAGGAGCCACCAATGAGCGTGGTGAACACTGCCTTATCTGTGATTGCCTATGAATATCCAGCAGAGAAGGTCTCGGTATATATTTCAGATGATGGGGGCTCTCAGATGACTCTCTTTGCTCTTATGGAAGCTGCAAAATTTGCGAGCCACTGGTTACCATTTTGTAGAAAGAATAATTTAGTAGACAGGAGCCCAGATGCTTATTTTGCATCAAATCACACTTCGTCCTCTGAGACCGAGAAGATCAAG ATAATGTATGAAAGCATGAAAATCAAGGTAGATAATGTTCTTGAAAGGGGAAAAGTTGATGATGACTATATCATTGGAGAAAAGGAGCGCCCTGCTTTCACCAAATGGACAAATGAATTTACTCGCCAAGATCATTCCCCTGTCATTCAG GTCTTGTTAGACAATAGCAAAGATAAAGACATCTCAGGCCATTTGATGCCAAGCCTTATCTATGTCTCTAGAGAAAAGTGCAGGACTTCACCCCACCATTTTAAGGCTGGAGCCCTTAATGCCCTG gttCGAGTGTCAGCTATAATGACCAATGCACCCATTATTTTGACATTGGATTGTGACATGTACTCCAATGATCCACAAACCCTTATCCGTGTGTTGTGTTACTTATCAGATCCTAAAATTCGGTCTACACTAGGATATATTCAATTTCCTCAAAAATTTCATGGACTCAATGAAAGCGATATTTATGCTTGTGAGCATAAATACTTGTTTATAGCTAATCCAGCGGGGATGGATGGATTATCTGGTCCAAATTATGTAGGAACTGGATGTTTTTTTCGTCGACGTGCCTTATTTGGAGGTCCACTAACTCTGATTGCACCAGAAATCCCTGAATTAAATCCAGATCATGTTGTGGACAAGCACATCCAGTCGCAACCAATTTTGGAATTGGCACACAAAGTAGCAGGGTGCAATTATGGGAATAGCACAAGCTGGGGCTATAAG GTATCAGAACCATGGTTTTTCTTGTACGTGTTTCTTTTCCTTGGAGCTTATGGGCAACATCTTCTTGAATTTGTCTTAGTGGGAGGAACAATTCAAAGGTGGTGGAATGATCAGAGAATGTGGATGATAAGAGGACTCTCATGCTTCTTGTTTGGATCCCTTGAGTACTTACTCAAGCATTTAGGCATTTCCACCACGGGTTTCAACTTGACTAACAAAGTAGTTGATGATGAACAAAGCAAAAGATATGAACAAGGGGTTTTTGATTTTGGAGTACCATCACCTATGTTTGTGCCACTAGTAATGGCAGCAATAATCAACCTAGCCGCATTAGTTCGAGGGCTCACAAAGGCTTTTATGGGCAGAAAATTGGAGGAGCTGTTTGTGCAAGTGTTCATAGCAGGATTTGTTGTTGTGAACTCTGCACCAATTTATGAAGCCATGGTCTTGAGAAGTGATAAAGGAAGGATGCCAATTAAAACAACTTCCGTTTCAATATTTCTAGCCTTGGCTCTTTATGTGCTATTTTCACATACTCTTAGGAATTAA
- the LOC142641172 gene encoding cellulose synthase-like protein G3 isoform X1 produces MESLRDCTTSSSTTSTPAFHTLRQARRAALNRVFAAVYSCAILALLYHHALKLIHSTSLASFFMSLSLFISDIFLAFMWVTRQSFRMNQVYRSEFPEKLKEVVNESDFPALDVFICTADPYKEPPMSVVNTALSVIAYEYPAEKVSVYISDDGGSQMTLFALMEAAKFASHWLPFCRKNNLVDRSPDAYFASNHTSSSETEKIKIMYESMKIKVDNVLERGKVDDDYIIGEKERPAFTKWTNEFTRQDHSPVIQVLLDNSKDKDISGHLMPSLIYVSREKCRTSPHHFKAGALNALVRVSAIMTNAPIILTLDCDMYSNDPQTLIRVLCYLSDPKIRSTLGYIQFPQKFHGLNESDIYACEHKYLFIANPAGMDGLSGPNYVGTGCFFRRRALFGGPLTLIAPEIPELNPDHVVDKHIQSQPILELAHKVAGCNYGNSTSWGYKIGFKYGSLVEDFFTGYRLKGEGWKGLFCNPKRPAFLGGVPISLLDVLNQCKRWAVGLLEVVFSKYNPMIFGTRNIGLLMGLAYAHYSFWPSWSIPTTIYAFIPQLALLNGVSIFPRVSEPWFFLYVFLFLGAYGQHLLEFVLVGGTIQRWWNDQRMWMIRGLSCFLFGSLEYLLKHLGISTTGFNLTNKVVDDEQSKRYEQGVFDFGVPSPMFVPLVMAAIINLAALVRGLTKAFMGRKLEELFVQVFIAGFVVVNSAPIYEAMVLRSDKGRMPIKTTSVSIFLALALYVLFSHTLRN; encoded by the exons ATGGAGAGCCTAAGAGACTGCACCACGAGTTCCTCCACCACCTCTACCCCTGCCTTCCACACACTTAGACAAGCACGTCGCGCCGCCTTGAACCGAGTATTTGCAGCAGTTTATTCTTGTGCCATCTTAGCTTTGCTCTATCACCATGCACTCAAACTCATCCACTCAACCAGCTTGGCATCCTTCTTTATGTCCCTCTCCTTGTTCATCTCTGATATTTTCCTTGCCTTCATGTGGGTTACCCGGCAGAGTTTTCGAATGAATCAAGTTTATCGAAGTGAGTTTCCTGAAAAACTCAAAGAGGTCGTGAATGAATCTGACTTTCCTGCACTGGACGTGTTCATATGCACCGCAGATCCGTACAAGGAGCCACCAATGAGCGTGGTGAACACTGCCTTATCTGTGATTGCCTATGAATATCCAGCAGAGAAGGTCTCGGTATATATTTCAGATGATGGGGGCTCTCAGATGACTCTCTTTGCTCTTATGGAAGCTGCAAAATTTGCGAGCCACTGGTTACCATTTTGTAGAAAGAATAATTTAGTAGACAGGAGCCCAGATGCTTATTTTGCATCAAATCACACTTCGTCCTCTGAGACCGAGAAGATCAAG ATAATGTATGAAAGCATGAAAATCAAGGTAGATAATGTTCTTGAAAGGGGAAAAGTTGATGATGACTATATCATTGGAGAAAAGGAGCGCCCTGCTTTCACCAAATGGACAAATGAATTTACTCGCCAAGATCATTCCCCTGTCATTCAG GTCTTGTTAGACAATAGCAAAGATAAAGACATCTCAGGCCATTTGATGCCAAGCCTTATCTATGTCTCTAGAGAAAAGTGCAGGACTTCACCCCACCATTTTAAGGCTGGAGCCCTTAATGCCCTG gttCGAGTGTCAGCTATAATGACCAATGCACCCATTATTTTGACATTGGATTGTGACATGTACTCCAATGATCCACAAACCCTTATCCGTGTGTTGTGTTACTTATCAGATCCTAAAATTCGGTCTACACTAGGATATATTCAATTTCCTCAAAAATTTCATGGACTCAATGAAAGCGATATTTATGCTTGTGAGCATAAATACTTGTTTATAGCTAATCCAGCGGGGATGGATGGATTATCTGGTCCAAATTATGTAGGAACTGGATGTTTTTTTCGTCGACGTGCCTTATTTGGAGGTCCACTAACTCTGATTGCACCAGAAATCCCTGAATTAAATCCAGATCATGTTGTGGACAAGCACATCCAGTCGCAACCAATTTTGGAATTGGCACACAAAGTAGCAGGGTGCAATTATGGGAATAGCACAAGCTGGGGCTATAAG ATTGGCTTCAAATATGGTTCATTGGTCGAGGACTTCTTCACGGGTTATAGGCTAAAAGGTGAGGGATGGAAGGGCTTATTTTGCAATCCTAAGAGGCCAGCGTTTTTGGGAGGCGTACCAATCAGCCTTTTGGATGTTTTGAATCAATGCAAACGATGGGCCGTTGGTCTACTTGAGGTCGTCTTCTCGAAATATAACCCCATGATATTCGGCACCAGGAACATAGGCCTTCTTATGGGCCTTGCCTATGCACATTATTCTTTTTGGCCCAGTTGGTCAATTCCAACCACCATATATGCCTTCATCCCCCAGCTTGCTCTCCTCAATGGAGTCAGTATTTTCCCAAGG GTATCAGAACCATGGTTTTTCTTGTACGTGTTTCTTTTCCTTGGAGCTTATGGGCAACATCTTCTTGAATTTGTCTTAGTGGGAGGAACAATTCAAAGGTGGTGGAATGATCAGAGAATGTGGATGATAAGAGGACTCTCATGCTTCTTGTTTGGATCCCTTGAGTACTTACTCAAGCATTTAGGCATTTCCACCACGGGTTTCAACTTGACTAACAAAGTAGTTGATGATGAACAAAGCAAAAGATATGAACAAGGGGTTTTTGATTTTGGAGTACCATCACCTATGTTTGTGCCACTAGTAATGGCAGCAATAATCAACCTAGCCGCATTAGTTCGAGGGCTCACAAAGGCTTTTATGGGCAGAAAATTGGAGGAGCTGTTTGTGCAAGTGTTCATAGCAGGATTTGTTGTTGTGAACTCTGCACCAATTTATGAAGCCATGGTCTTGAGAAGTGATAAAGGAAGGATGCCAATTAAAACAACTTCCGTTTCAATATTTCTAGCCTTGGCTCTTTATGTGCTATTTTCACATACTCTTAGGAATTAA